Proteins encoded by one window of Vanacampus margaritifer isolate UIUO_Vmar chromosome 17, RoL_Vmar_1.0, whole genome shotgun sequence:
- the elmo1 gene encoding engulfment and cell motility protein 1 isoform X5: MQVVREQIMRALTLKPNSLDQLKSRLQNLSYTEILKIRQSERMNQEDFQSRPILELREKIQPEIMELIKQQRLNRLCEGTCFRKISSRRRQDKFWYCRLSPNHKVLHYGDLEESPQGEVPHDSLQDKLPVADIKAVVTGKDCPHMKEKGALKQNKEVLELAFSILYESDEYLNFIAPDKHEYCVWTDGLNALLGKEMTSDYTKSDMDTLLSMEMKLRLLDLENIQIPEAPPPIPKEPSNYDFVYDCN, from the exons ATGCAGGTGGTGCGGGAGCAGATCATGCGAGCGCTGACGCTGAAGCCTAACTCGCTGGACCAGTTGAAGAGCCGCCTGCAGAACCTGAGCTACACGGAGATCCTCAAGATACGACAGTCGGAGAGGATGAATCAGGAGGACTTCCAGTCCCGCCCCATCCT GGAGCTGAGGGAGAAGATCCAGCCGGAGATTATGGAGCTGATCAAACAGCAGCGGCTCAATCGACTGTGTGAGGGAACGTGCTTCAGGAAGATCAGCAGTCGCAGGAGACAAG ACAAGTTCTGGTACTGCCGGCTGTCCCCCAACCACAAGGTCCTGCACTACGGGGACCTCGAGGAAAGTCCCCAAGGGGAAGTACCCCACGACTCTCTGCAGGACAAAC TGCCCGTGGCAGACATCAAGGCCGTCGTCACGGGAAAAGATTGTCCTCACATGAAGGAGAAGGGCGCTCTCAAGCAGAACAAG GAGGTGCTGGAGTTGGCCTTCTCCATCCTCTATGAGTCGGACGAGTACTTAAACTTTATCGCTCCGGACAAACATGAG TATTGCGTGTGGACGGACGGTCTGAACGCACTCCTCGGCAAGGAGATGACCAGCGACTACACCAAATCCGACATGGACACGCTGCTCTCCATGGAGATGAAGCTCCGCCTACTGGACCTGGAGAACATCCAGATCCCCGAAGCGCCGCCCCCCATTCCCAAAGAGCCTAGCAACTATGACTTTGTTTACGATTGTAACTAG
- the elmo1 gene encoding engulfment and cell motility protein 1 isoform X1: protein MPPPADTVKVAIEWPGAFPRLMEIDQKKPLSAIIKEVCEGWSLGNHENFALQIADSTNFYITEKNRNDIKNGSILRLTTSPYQTALQLHERIQSSSMDAKLEALKDLASASRDVTFALDFINMDGISLLTQMVESGTERYQKLQKIMKPCFGDLLSFTLTAFVELMDHGIVSWDTFSVAFIKKIAGYVNKAAMDTAVLQRSLAILESMVLNSQDLYHKVAQEITIGQLIPHLQGTDQDIQTYTVAVINALFLKAPEERRQFDEHIVDVLNCPLTEMAHILAQKQLRSIILSNVIRSPTPINDEMAHQLYVLQVLTFNLLEDRMMTKMDPQDQAQRDIIFELRRIAFDVDCEPSNGGSTEKRKSMYTRDYKKLGFINHVNPAVDFTQIPPGMLALDNMLYFARHHQDAYIRIVLENSSREDKHECPFGRSSIELTKMLCEILKVGELPGENCHDFHPMFFTHDRSFEEFFCICIQLLNKTWKEMRATSEDFNKVMQVVREQIMRALTLKPNSLDQLKSRLQNLSYTEILKIRQSERMNQEDFQSRPILELREKIQPEIMELIKQQRLNRLCEGTCFRKISSRRRQDKFWYCRLSPNHKVLHYGDLEESPQGEVPHDSLQDKLPVADIKAVVTGKDCPHMKEKGALKQNKEVLELAFSILYESDEYLNFIAPDKHEYCVWTDGLNALLGKEMTSDYTKSDMDTLLSMEMKLRLLDLENIQIPEAPPPIPKEPSNYDFVYDCN, encoded by the exons ATGCCGCCGCCCGCCGACACCGTCAAGGTGGCCATCGAGTGGCCGGGGGCCTTCCCCAGGCTCATGGAGATTGACCAg AAAAAGCCGCTCTCCGCCATCATCAAGGAAGTGTGCGAAGG tTGGTCTCTTGGCAATCATGAAAATTTTGCGCTGCAGATCGCCGACTCCACCAATTTCTACATCACAGAAAAG aatcGCAACGACATCAAGAACGGCTCCATCCTGCGCTTGACCACCTCTCCT TACCAAACGGCGCTGCAGCTGCACGAGCGCATCCAGTCGTCCAGCATGGACGCCAAGCTGGAGGCCCTGAAGGACCTGGCCAGCGCGTCGCGGGACGTCACCTTCGCGTTGGACTTCATCAACATGGACGGCATCTCGCTGCTCACGCAGATGGTGGAGAGCGGCACCGA GCGTTATCAGAAACTCCAGAAGATTATGAAGCCCTG TTTTGGCGACCTGCTGTCGTTCACGCTGACGGCCTTCGTGGAGCTGATGGACCACGGGATCGTCTCCTGGGACACGTTTTCCGTGGCCTTCATCAAGAAG ATCGCCGGCTACGTCAACAAGGCGGCCATGGACACGGCCGTGCTGCAGCGCTCGCTGGCCATCCTGGAGTCCATGGTGCTCAACAGTCAGGACCTCTACCACAAGGTGGCGCAAGAGATCACCATCGGTCAGCTCATACCGCACCTGCAAGG GACGGATCAAGACATCCAGACGTACACGGTCGCCGTCATCAACGCGCTCTTCCTCAAAGCTCCCGAGGAAAGGAGACAA TTCGATGAGCACATTGTGGACGTCCTAAATTGTCCCCTGACA GAGATGGCGCACATCTTGGCCCAGAAGCAACTGCGCTCCATCATCCTCAGC AACGTGATCCGGAGCCCGACGCCGATCAACGACGAGATGGCGCACCAACTGTACGTTCTGCAGGTTCTCACCTTCAACCTGCTGGAGGACCGCATGATGACCAAGATGGACCCCCAAGACCAG GCTCAGCGGGACATCATCTTCGAGCTGCGTCGGATCGCCTTCGACGTGGACTGCGAGCCCAGCAACGGCGGCAGCACGGAGAAGCGCAAATCCATGTACACGCGCGACTACAAGAAACTCGGGTTCATC AACCACGTGAACCCGGCAGTGGATTTCACCCAGATTCCTCCCGGGATGTTGGCGCTGGACAACATGCTCTACTTTGCCCGGCACCACCAGGACGCCTACATCAGG ATCGTTCTGGAGAACAGCAGTCGGGAGGACAAGCACGAGTGTCCGTTCGGACGCAGCAGCATCGAACTCACAAAGATGCTGTGCGAGATTCTCAAAGTGGGCGAGCTGC CCGGCGAGAACTGCCACGACTTCCACCCGATGTTCTTCACGCACGACCGCTCCTTCGAGGAGTTCTTCTGCATTTGCATCCAGCTGCTCAACAAGACCTGGAAGGAGATGAGGGCCACCAGCGAAGACTTCAACAAG GTCATGCAGGTGGTGCGGGAGCAGATCATGCGAGCGCTGACGCTGAAGCCTAACTCGCTGGACCAGTTGAAGAGCCGCCTGCAGAACCTGAGCTACACGGAGATCCTCAAGATACGACAGTCGGAGAGGATGAATCAGGAGGACTTCCAGTCCCGCCCCATCCT GGAGCTGAGGGAGAAGATCCAGCCGGAGATTATGGAGCTGATCAAACAGCAGCGGCTCAATCGACTGTGTGAGGGAACGTGCTTCAGGAAGATCAGCAGTCGCAGGAGACAAG ACAAGTTCTGGTACTGCCGGCTGTCCCCCAACCACAAGGTCCTGCACTACGGGGACCTCGAGGAAAGTCCCCAAGGGGAAGTACCCCACGACTCTCTGCAGGACAAAC TGCCCGTGGCAGACATCAAGGCCGTCGTCACGGGAAAAGATTGTCCTCACATGAAGGAGAAGGGCGCTCTCAAGCAGAACAAG GAGGTGCTGGAGTTGGCCTTCTCCATCCTCTATGAGTCGGACGAGTACTTAAACTTTATCGCTCCGGACAAACATGAG TATTGCGTGTGGACGGACGGTCTGAACGCACTCCTCGGCAAGGAGATGACCAGCGACTACACCAAATCCGACATGGACACGCTGCTCTCCATGGAGATGAAGCTCCGCCTACTGGACCTGGAGAACATCCAGATCCCCGAAGCGCCGCCCCCCATTCCCAAAGAGCCTAGCAACTATGACTTTGTTTACGATTGTAACTAG
- the elmo1 gene encoding engulfment and cell motility protein 1 isoform X4: MPPPADTVKVAIEWPGAFPRLMEIDQKKPLSAIIKEVCEGWSLGNHENFALQIADSTNFYITEKNRNDIKNGSILRLTTSPYQTALQLHERIQSSSMDAKLEALKDLASASRDVTFALDFINMDGISLLTQMVESGTDFGDLLSFTLTAFVELMDHGIVSWDTFSVAFIKKIAGYVNKAAMDTAVLQRSLAILESMVLNSQDLYHKVAQEITIGQLIPHLQGTDQDIQTYTVAVINALFLKAPEERRQEMAHILAQKQLRSIILSNVIRSPTPINDEMAHQLYVLQVLTFNLLEDRMMTKMDPQDQAQRDIIFELRRIAFDVDCEPSNGGSTEKRKSMYTRDYKKLGFINHVNPAVDFTQIPPGMLALDNMLYFARHHQDAYIRIVLENSSREDKHECPFGRSSIELTKMLCEILKVGELPGENCHDFHPMFFTHDRSFEEFFCICIQLLNKTWKEMRATSEDFNKVMQVVREQIMRALTLKPNSLDQLKSRLQNLSYTEILKIRQSERMNQEDFQSRPILELREKIQPEIMELIKQQRLNRLCEGTCFRKISSRRRQDKFWYCRLSPNHKVLHYGDLEESPQGEVPHDSLQDKLPVADIKAVVTGKDCPHMKEKGALKQNKEVLELAFSILYESDEYLNFIAPDKHEYCVWTDGLNALLGKEMTSDYTKSDMDTLLSMEMKLRLLDLENIQIPEAPPPIPKEPSNYDFVYDCN, translated from the exons ATGCCGCCGCCCGCCGACACCGTCAAGGTGGCCATCGAGTGGCCGGGGGCCTTCCCCAGGCTCATGGAGATTGACCAg AAAAAGCCGCTCTCCGCCATCATCAAGGAAGTGTGCGAAGG tTGGTCTCTTGGCAATCATGAAAATTTTGCGCTGCAGATCGCCGACTCCACCAATTTCTACATCACAGAAAAG aatcGCAACGACATCAAGAACGGCTCCATCCTGCGCTTGACCACCTCTCCT TACCAAACGGCGCTGCAGCTGCACGAGCGCATCCAGTCGTCCAGCATGGACGCCAAGCTGGAGGCCCTGAAGGACCTGGCCAGCGCGTCGCGGGACGTCACCTTCGCGTTGGACTTCATCAACATGGACGGCATCTCGCTGCTCACGCAGATGGTGGAGAGCGGCACCGA TTTTGGCGACCTGCTGTCGTTCACGCTGACGGCCTTCGTGGAGCTGATGGACCACGGGATCGTCTCCTGGGACACGTTTTCCGTGGCCTTCATCAAGAAG ATCGCCGGCTACGTCAACAAGGCGGCCATGGACACGGCCGTGCTGCAGCGCTCGCTGGCCATCCTGGAGTCCATGGTGCTCAACAGTCAGGACCTCTACCACAAGGTGGCGCAAGAGATCACCATCGGTCAGCTCATACCGCACCTGCAAGG GACGGATCAAGACATCCAGACGTACACGGTCGCCGTCATCAACGCGCTCTTCCTCAAAGCTCCCGAGGAAAGGAGACAA GAGATGGCGCACATCTTGGCCCAGAAGCAACTGCGCTCCATCATCCTCAGC AACGTGATCCGGAGCCCGACGCCGATCAACGACGAGATGGCGCACCAACTGTACGTTCTGCAGGTTCTCACCTTCAACCTGCTGGAGGACCGCATGATGACCAAGATGGACCCCCAAGACCAG GCTCAGCGGGACATCATCTTCGAGCTGCGTCGGATCGCCTTCGACGTGGACTGCGAGCCCAGCAACGGCGGCAGCACGGAGAAGCGCAAATCCATGTACACGCGCGACTACAAGAAACTCGGGTTCATC AACCACGTGAACCCGGCAGTGGATTTCACCCAGATTCCTCCCGGGATGTTGGCGCTGGACAACATGCTCTACTTTGCCCGGCACCACCAGGACGCCTACATCAGG ATCGTTCTGGAGAACAGCAGTCGGGAGGACAAGCACGAGTGTCCGTTCGGACGCAGCAGCATCGAACTCACAAAGATGCTGTGCGAGATTCTCAAAGTGGGCGAGCTGC CCGGCGAGAACTGCCACGACTTCCACCCGATGTTCTTCACGCACGACCGCTCCTTCGAGGAGTTCTTCTGCATTTGCATCCAGCTGCTCAACAAGACCTGGAAGGAGATGAGGGCCACCAGCGAAGACTTCAACAAG GTCATGCAGGTGGTGCGGGAGCAGATCATGCGAGCGCTGACGCTGAAGCCTAACTCGCTGGACCAGTTGAAGAGCCGCCTGCAGAACCTGAGCTACACGGAGATCCTCAAGATACGACAGTCGGAGAGGATGAATCAGGAGGACTTCCAGTCCCGCCCCATCCT GGAGCTGAGGGAGAAGATCCAGCCGGAGATTATGGAGCTGATCAAACAGCAGCGGCTCAATCGACTGTGTGAGGGAACGTGCTTCAGGAAGATCAGCAGTCGCAGGAGACAAG ACAAGTTCTGGTACTGCCGGCTGTCCCCCAACCACAAGGTCCTGCACTACGGGGACCTCGAGGAAAGTCCCCAAGGGGAAGTACCCCACGACTCTCTGCAGGACAAAC TGCCCGTGGCAGACATCAAGGCCGTCGTCACGGGAAAAGATTGTCCTCACATGAAGGAGAAGGGCGCTCTCAAGCAGAACAAG GAGGTGCTGGAGTTGGCCTTCTCCATCCTCTATGAGTCGGACGAGTACTTAAACTTTATCGCTCCGGACAAACATGAG TATTGCGTGTGGACGGACGGTCTGAACGCACTCCTCGGCAAGGAGATGACCAGCGACTACACCAAATCCGACATGGACACGCTGCTCTCCATGGAGATGAAGCTCCGCCTACTGGACCTGGAGAACATCCAGATCCCCGAAGCGCCGCCCCCCATTCCCAAAGAGCCTAGCAACTATGACTTTGTTTACGATTGTAACTAG
- the elmo1 gene encoding engulfment and cell motility protein 1 isoform X3, translating to MPPPADTVKVAIEWPGAFPRLMEIDQKKPLSAIIKEVCEGWSLGNHENFALQIADSTNFYITEKNRNDIKNGSILRLTTSPYQTALQLHERIQSSSMDAKLEALKDLASASRDVTFALDFINMDGISLLTQMVESGTERYQKLQKIMKPCFGDLLSFTLTAFVELMDHGIVSWDTFSVAFIKKIAGYVNKAAMDTAVLQRSLAILESMVLNSQDLYHKVAQEITIGQLIPHLQGTDQDIQTYTVAVINALFLKAPEERRQEMAHILAQKQLRSIILSNVIRSPTPINDEMAHQLYVLQVLTFNLLEDRMMTKMDPQDQAQRDIIFELRRIAFDVDCEPSNGGSTEKRKSMYTRDYKKLGFINHVNPAVDFTQIPPGMLALDNMLYFARHHQDAYIRIVLENSSREDKHECPFGRSSIELTKMLCEILKVGELPGENCHDFHPMFFTHDRSFEEFFCICIQLLNKTWKEMRATSEDFNKVMQVVREQIMRALTLKPNSLDQLKSRLQNLSYTEILKIRQSERMNQEDFQSRPILELREKIQPEIMELIKQQRLNRLCEGTCFRKISSRRRQDKFWYCRLSPNHKVLHYGDLEESPQGEVPHDSLQDKLPVADIKAVVTGKDCPHMKEKGALKQNKEVLELAFSILYESDEYLNFIAPDKHEYCVWTDGLNALLGKEMTSDYTKSDMDTLLSMEMKLRLLDLENIQIPEAPPPIPKEPSNYDFVYDCN from the exons ATGCCGCCGCCCGCCGACACCGTCAAGGTGGCCATCGAGTGGCCGGGGGCCTTCCCCAGGCTCATGGAGATTGACCAg AAAAAGCCGCTCTCCGCCATCATCAAGGAAGTGTGCGAAGG tTGGTCTCTTGGCAATCATGAAAATTTTGCGCTGCAGATCGCCGACTCCACCAATTTCTACATCACAGAAAAG aatcGCAACGACATCAAGAACGGCTCCATCCTGCGCTTGACCACCTCTCCT TACCAAACGGCGCTGCAGCTGCACGAGCGCATCCAGTCGTCCAGCATGGACGCCAAGCTGGAGGCCCTGAAGGACCTGGCCAGCGCGTCGCGGGACGTCACCTTCGCGTTGGACTTCATCAACATGGACGGCATCTCGCTGCTCACGCAGATGGTGGAGAGCGGCACCGA GCGTTATCAGAAACTCCAGAAGATTATGAAGCCCTG TTTTGGCGACCTGCTGTCGTTCACGCTGACGGCCTTCGTGGAGCTGATGGACCACGGGATCGTCTCCTGGGACACGTTTTCCGTGGCCTTCATCAAGAAG ATCGCCGGCTACGTCAACAAGGCGGCCATGGACACGGCCGTGCTGCAGCGCTCGCTGGCCATCCTGGAGTCCATGGTGCTCAACAGTCAGGACCTCTACCACAAGGTGGCGCAAGAGATCACCATCGGTCAGCTCATACCGCACCTGCAAGG GACGGATCAAGACATCCAGACGTACACGGTCGCCGTCATCAACGCGCTCTTCCTCAAAGCTCCCGAGGAAAGGAGACAA GAGATGGCGCACATCTTGGCCCAGAAGCAACTGCGCTCCATCATCCTCAGC AACGTGATCCGGAGCCCGACGCCGATCAACGACGAGATGGCGCACCAACTGTACGTTCTGCAGGTTCTCACCTTCAACCTGCTGGAGGACCGCATGATGACCAAGATGGACCCCCAAGACCAG GCTCAGCGGGACATCATCTTCGAGCTGCGTCGGATCGCCTTCGACGTGGACTGCGAGCCCAGCAACGGCGGCAGCACGGAGAAGCGCAAATCCATGTACACGCGCGACTACAAGAAACTCGGGTTCATC AACCACGTGAACCCGGCAGTGGATTTCACCCAGATTCCTCCCGGGATGTTGGCGCTGGACAACATGCTCTACTTTGCCCGGCACCACCAGGACGCCTACATCAGG ATCGTTCTGGAGAACAGCAGTCGGGAGGACAAGCACGAGTGTCCGTTCGGACGCAGCAGCATCGAACTCACAAAGATGCTGTGCGAGATTCTCAAAGTGGGCGAGCTGC CCGGCGAGAACTGCCACGACTTCCACCCGATGTTCTTCACGCACGACCGCTCCTTCGAGGAGTTCTTCTGCATTTGCATCCAGCTGCTCAACAAGACCTGGAAGGAGATGAGGGCCACCAGCGAAGACTTCAACAAG GTCATGCAGGTGGTGCGGGAGCAGATCATGCGAGCGCTGACGCTGAAGCCTAACTCGCTGGACCAGTTGAAGAGCCGCCTGCAGAACCTGAGCTACACGGAGATCCTCAAGATACGACAGTCGGAGAGGATGAATCAGGAGGACTTCCAGTCCCGCCCCATCCT GGAGCTGAGGGAGAAGATCCAGCCGGAGATTATGGAGCTGATCAAACAGCAGCGGCTCAATCGACTGTGTGAGGGAACGTGCTTCAGGAAGATCAGCAGTCGCAGGAGACAAG ACAAGTTCTGGTACTGCCGGCTGTCCCCCAACCACAAGGTCCTGCACTACGGGGACCTCGAGGAAAGTCCCCAAGGGGAAGTACCCCACGACTCTCTGCAGGACAAAC TGCCCGTGGCAGACATCAAGGCCGTCGTCACGGGAAAAGATTGTCCTCACATGAAGGAGAAGGGCGCTCTCAAGCAGAACAAG GAGGTGCTGGAGTTGGCCTTCTCCATCCTCTATGAGTCGGACGAGTACTTAAACTTTATCGCTCCGGACAAACATGAG TATTGCGTGTGGACGGACGGTCTGAACGCACTCCTCGGCAAGGAGATGACCAGCGACTACACCAAATCCGACATGGACACGCTGCTCTCCATGGAGATGAAGCTCCGCCTACTGGACCTGGAGAACATCCAGATCCCCGAAGCGCCGCCCCCCATTCCCAAAGAGCCTAGCAACTATGACTTTGTTTACGATTGTAACTAG
- the elmo1 gene encoding engulfment and cell motility protein 1 isoform X2, which produces MPPPADTVKVAIEWPGAFPRLMEIDQKKPLSAIIKEVCEGWSLGNHENFALQIADSTNFYITEKNRNDIKNGSILRLTTSPYQTALQLHERIQSSSMDAKLEALKDLASASRDVTFALDFINMDGISLLTQMVESGTDFGDLLSFTLTAFVELMDHGIVSWDTFSVAFIKKIAGYVNKAAMDTAVLQRSLAILESMVLNSQDLYHKVAQEITIGQLIPHLQGTDQDIQTYTVAVINALFLKAPEERRQFDEHIVDVLNCPLTEMAHILAQKQLRSIILSNVIRSPTPINDEMAHQLYVLQVLTFNLLEDRMMTKMDPQDQAQRDIIFELRRIAFDVDCEPSNGGSTEKRKSMYTRDYKKLGFINHVNPAVDFTQIPPGMLALDNMLYFARHHQDAYIRIVLENSSREDKHECPFGRSSIELTKMLCEILKVGELPGENCHDFHPMFFTHDRSFEEFFCICIQLLNKTWKEMRATSEDFNKVMQVVREQIMRALTLKPNSLDQLKSRLQNLSYTEILKIRQSERMNQEDFQSRPILELREKIQPEIMELIKQQRLNRLCEGTCFRKISSRRRQDKFWYCRLSPNHKVLHYGDLEESPQGEVPHDSLQDKLPVADIKAVVTGKDCPHMKEKGALKQNKEVLELAFSILYESDEYLNFIAPDKHEYCVWTDGLNALLGKEMTSDYTKSDMDTLLSMEMKLRLLDLENIQIPEAPPPIPKEPSNYDFVYDCN; this is translated from the exons ATGCCGCCGCCCGCCGACACCGTCAAGGTGGCCATCGAGTGGCCGGGGGCCTTCCCCAGGCTCATGGAGATTGACCAg AAAAAGCCGCTCTCCGCCATCATCAAGGAAGTGTGCGAAGG tTGGTCTCTTGGCAATCATGAAAATTTTGCGCTGCAGATCGCCGACTCCACCAATTTCTACATCACAGAAAAG aatcGCAACGACATCAAGAACGGCTCCATCCTGCGCTTGACCACCTCTCCT TACCAAACGGCGCTGCAGCTGCACGAGCGCATCCAGTCGTCCAGCATGGACGCCAAGCTGGAGGCCCTGAAGGACCTGGCCAGCGCGTCGCGGGACGTCACCTTCGCGTTGGACTTCATCAACATGGACGGCATCTCGCTGCTCACGCAGATGGTGGAGAGCGGCACCGA TTTTGGCGACCTGCTGTCGTTCACGCTGACGGCCTTCGTGGAGCTGATGGACCACGGGATCGTCTCCTGGGACACGTTTTCCGTGGCCTTCATCAAGAAG ATCGCCGGCTACGTCAACAAGGCGGCCATGGACACGGCCGTGCTGCAGCGCTCGCTGGCCATCCTGGAGTCCATGGTGCTCAACAGTCAGGACCTCTACCACAAGGTGGCGCAAGAGATCACCATCGGTCAGCTCATACCGCACCTGCAAGG GACGGATCAAGACATCCAGACGTACACGGTCGCCGTCATCAACGCGCTCTTCCTCAAAGCTCCCGAGGAAAGGAGACAA TTCGATGAGCACATTGTGGACGTCCTAAATTGTCCCCTGACA GAGATGGCGCACATCTTGGCCCAGAAGCAACTGCGCTCCATCATCCTCAGC AACGTGATCCGGAGCCCGACGCCGATCAACGACGAGATGGCGCACCAACTGTACGTTCTGCAGGTTCTCACCTTCAACCTGCTGGAGGACCGCATGATGACCAAGATGGACCCCCAAGACCAG GCTCAGCGGGACATCATCTTCGAGCTGCGTCGGATCGCCTTCGACGTGGACTGCGAGCCCAGCAACGGCGGCAGCACGGAGAAGCGCAAATCCATGTACACGCGCGACTACAAGAAACTCGGGTTCATC AACCACGTGAACCCGGCAGTGGATTTCACCCAGATTCCTCCCGGGATGTTGGCGCTGGACAACATGCTCTACTTTGCCCGGCACCACCAGGACGCCTACATCAGG ATCGTTCTGGAGAACAGCAGTCGGGAGGACAAGCACGAGTGTCCGTTCGGACGCAGCAGCATCGAACTCACAAAGATGCTGTGCGAGATTCTCAAAGTGGGCGAGCTGC CCGGCGAGAACTGCCACGACTTCCACCCGATGTTCTTCACGCACGACCGCTCCTTCGAGGAGTTCTTCTGCATTTGCATCCAGCTGCTCAACAAGACCTGGAAGGAGATGAGGGCCACCAGCGAAGACTTCAACAAG GTCATGCAGGTGGTGCGGGAGCAGATCATGCGAGCGCTGACGCTGAAGCCTAACTCGCTGGACCAGTTGAAGAGCCGCCTGCAGAACCTGAGCTACACGGAGATCCTCAAGATACGACAGTCGGAGAGGATGAATCAGGAGGACTTCCAGTCCCGCCCCATCCT GGAGCTGAGGGAGAAGATCCAGCCGGAGATTATGGAGCTGATCAAACAGCAGCGGCTCAATCGACTGTGTGAGGGAACGTGCTTCAGGAAGATCAGCAGTCGCAGGAGACAAG ACAAGTTCTGGTACTGCCGGCTGTCCCCCAACCACAAGGTCCTGCACTACGGGGACCTCGAGGAAAGTCCCCAAGGGGAAGTACCCCACGACTCTCTGCAGGACAAAC TGCCCGTGGCAGACATCAAGGCCGTCGTCACGGGAAAAGATTGTCCTCACATGAAGGAGAAGGGCGCTCTCAAGCAGAACAAG GAGGTGCTGGAGTTGGCCTTCTCCATCCTCTATGAGTCGGACGAGTACTTAAACTTTATCGCTCCGGACAAACATGAG TATTGCGTGTGGACGGACGGTCTGAACGCACTCCTCGGCAAGGAGATGACCAGCGACTACACCAAATCCGACATGGACACGCTGCTCTCCATGGAGATGAAGCTCCGCCTACTGGACCTGGAGAACATCCAGATCCCCGAAGCGCCGCCCCCCATTCCCAAAGAGCCTAGCAACTATGACTTTGTTTACGATTGTAACTAG